In Paenibacillus sp. 1781tsa1, one DNA window encodes the following:
- a CDS encoding Xaa-Pro peptidase family protein, whose translation MNQNPLSRLEADLSGQGLDAMLITDPKHIYYLTGFASNPHERFLGLVLARGEEPLLIVPALDAEAAAAASSVSNIATHTDTDNPYALFDRYQGRLGRVGLEKEYVTVARYEQLTAALGAASFEDVGPLLRTLRVKKTPDEVARIRHAIHLIEETLRQGLSHVRTGVTEIELVAEMEYQMKKLGADGPSFDTMVLTGPKTGLPHGTPGERKLQHGDLLMFDMGVYAGGYASDITRTFAFGDISPELKTIYNTVLAANEAAIQIVKPGITCAEVDRAARQVTEEAGYGERFMHRVGHGLGIDVHEYPSLHGENMDILNEGTVFTIEPGIYTAAGGVRIEDDVIVTETGVEVLTTYPKELRILTD comes from the coding sequence ATGAATCAAAACCCTTTATCTCGTCTTGAAGCCGATCTGTCCGGGCAAGGATTGGACGCCATGCTGATCACAGATCCGAAACATATCTACTATTTAACTGGATTTGCGAGCAATCCGCATGAACGCTTCCTCGGTCTGGTTCTCGCACGCGGCGAAGAGCCCTTGTTGATTGTACCCGCCCTAGACGCTGAAGCTGCCGCAGCCGCTTCCTCGGTCTCCAACATTGCGACTCACACGGATACGGATAATCCGTATGCTTTGTTTGATCGTTATCAGGGGCGCTTGGGCCGAGTAGGTCTCGAAAAAGAATATGTGACAGTCGCACGTTATGAGCAACTGACCGCCGCGCTGGGTGCTGCCAGCTTTGAAGATGTTGGCCCCCTGCTTCGCACATTACGTGTGAAAAAAACACCAGATGAGGTCGCCCGCATTCGCCACGCCATTCATTTGATCGAAGAAACATTGCGTCAAGGCCTCTCTCATGTTCGCACAGGCGTAACCGAGATCGAACTTGTCGCCGAGATGGAGTATCAGATGAAAAAGTTGGGCGCTGACGGCCCTTCCTTTGATACCATGGTGCTCACGGGACCCAAAACAGGTCTGCCACACGGGACACCAGGTGAACGGAAACTGCAACATGGTGACCTGTTGATGTTTGATATGGGTGTATATGCTGGCGGATATGCCTCGGATATCACGCGTACATTCGCCTTTGGAGACATCTCACCTGAACTCAAAACCATCTATAACACTGTACTCGCAGCGAACGAAGCTGCCATCCAAATCGTAAAACCAGGTATCACCTGCGCCGAAGTGGATCGTGCGGCACGTCAGGTCACGGAAGAAGCCGGATACGGCGAACGCTTTATGCATAGAGTAGGACATGGATTGGGTATCGACGTACATGAGTATCCTTCCCTCCATGGAGAGAATATGGACATCCTGAATGAAGGTACCGTATTCACGATTGAACCGGGCATATATACCGCAGCAGGCGGCGTTCGTATCGAAGATGATGTGATTGTGACCGAGACAGGTGTCGAAGTTCTGACAACATATCCAAAAGAACTGCGAATCCTTACCGACTAG